AGGCGCTGAAAGAGATCTCGCATGAAAATATAGTCAATGCGATTGACAGTGTGCTGACGAAGAGCGAGGCAAATCTCAAGAGCATCCTTACAGCTTCCCCTAACGGCATAGGTCTGCTTAAGGACCGGAAAATGCAATGGGTAAGTGAAAGGTTCATAGAGATGATCGGTTATTCAGAGGATGAACTTGTCGGCAGTTCTACAGAGATGTTTTACGACAGGCATGAGGAGTATGAACGTGTCGGCAGTGCGCTCTATGATGACATCGCCCAGAAAGGCAGGGGTGAGGTTGATACAAGGTGCAGGCGTAAAGACGGCACTTACATTGATGTAAATATCCAGGTAGCCCCTCTTAACCCCGAGAATCTTGATATGGGTGTTATCTTCTCGTTCTCGGATATTACAGAGCGGAAGAGATATGAAAGAGAGCTTTTTGAGTCGAAACAGGATTGGGAAGATGTATTCAACTCAGTAACTGACATGATAACGGTCCATGATATTGACTTTAATATCATACGGTCAAATAATGCGGCAAAGGAAATTCTCCACCTGCCGGTTCTTCAGGATATGCAGGCAAAGTGTTTCCAATTTTATCACGGCACTGCCTGCCCGCCTGAGGGATGCCCGAGCTGTGACTGCCTCAAGACCGGCAAACCTGCTACCTTTGAGGTCTTTGAGCCGCATCTTAATAAATTCATTGAGATAAGGTCCATGCCCAGGTTTGATAAAGAGAATAAACTCATCGGCCTTATCCATGTTGTGAGGGACATCACTCAAAGGAAGAAGATGGAAGATGAGATACATGAGAGTGAAGAGCGTTACCGCGAGCTGTTTGAGAATACAAGCGACATCATACAGAGTGTGGATGCTGAAGGTAAATATATTTTTGTTAACTCTGCGTGGCTTAAGACCTTTGGCTACACAATGGAGGAGGTCAAAGGTCTCTCTATTTTTGATATGTTGCATGAGGATTGTGTAGACCACTGCGCGGATGTTTTCAATAATGTAATGTCCTGCGGGCAGCAGGATAATATACAAACTACTTTTGCTGCCAGGGACGGAAGCAAAGTAGAGCTTGAAGGAAATGCGCGGAGCAGGATTGTGAACGGGAAGCCGGTATCTATCCAATGTATATTCAGGGACGTAACGGAACGCAAAAAGTCTGAGGAGATGCTCCAGCGCCATATTAAGCGCATAAATGCCCTGCATTCTATTGATATAGCTATTACATCAAGCATTGACCTGCGTGTCACGCTTGACATCTTCCTTGAACAGGTCATCAGCCAGCTTGGCTTGGATGCTGCTGCTGTCCTGCTTCTGGATGAGGCCTCTATGACGCTAAGGTATTTCGCTTCCAAAGGTTTCCGTTCACCAGCATTAAAACATGCAAATGTAAGAATGGGCGAGAGTTACGCCGGCCGCGCGGCAAAGGAGCGCCGTATTATATCTATCCCGAACCTTAAGGATGAACCCTCGGCATTTAAAACTTCGGTACATTTCAGCAAAGAAGAATTTGTAACATATTTTGCCGTGCCGCTCATTGCGAAAGGACAGGTCAAGGGGGTTCTTGAGATATTCAAGCGCACACTCTTTAATGCTGATGATGAGTGGCTGGATTTTTTCAATACCGTTGCCACACAGGGAGCTATAGCCATAGATGACGCTACGCTTTTTGAGGATCTCAAACGTTCCAATATCGACCTTGCCATTGCATATGATTCCACAATTGAAGGATGGGCAAGGGCGCTGGACCTTCGCGACAGAGAGACAGAGGGGCACTCAAGGCGTGTTACTGAGATAACCATAAGCATGGCCCGCGAACTCGGAGTTAGGGAAGAAGATATTGTCCATTTAAAAAGAGGCGCTCTTCTGCATGATATAGGCAAGATGGGGATACCTGACAGCATACTGCTCAAGCCCGGCAAGTTAACGGATGAGGAATGGAAGATAATGAAGAATCATCCCAATCTTGCACATGCAATGATCTATCCGATCAACTATCTGCGGCCTGCCCTTGATATCCCGTTCTCGCATCATGAGAAATGGGACGGCTCCGGTTATCCGAACGGGCTTAAAGCAAATGAGATACCGCTTGGAGCAAGGATATTCTCGTTAATAGATGTCTGGGATGCCTTGTCATCTGACCGGCCTTACCGGGATGCATGGCCAAAGGAAAAGGTAGTAGAGTATATCCGCTCACAGTCAGGCATTTACTTTGACCCCGCCATGGTTGATGTCTTTCTTAACCTGATAAGCACAATGCCGGAAGAGGATTAAAAAGGCCGTTATTCCCATTCGCAAGTGAAACTATTTACCCCTGCTTTTCCCCGGTATCCTCAACAGATGATTTTTCACACCGGTCCAGATGCATATCTTCATATGAAGCAGGGTCATGCAGTGATTCCAGATGGGTAAAGACAGTGACATTCGGCAGTGCGCTGCGGATGTCTGCCTCTATGCATTCCAGGAGATGATGGCCGCGCTCGACCGTCCACAAGCCGGGAACTAGCACATGGAGCGAAACAAATTTGCGCGACCCTGCCTGGCGGGTGCGTATGGCGTGGTATTCAACCCCGTCATGCAGATAAGGTTCCAGAGCTTTTTTTACCATTTCCTGTTCCTTTGCAGGAAGCGCTGCATCCATTAACCCTGACATGGACTCACGAACTATGCGAAACCCTGACCAGACGATATTACCCGCGACAATTATGGCGACAACAGGGTCGAGGCGTTCCCATCCGGTCACTGCTACTGCGCCGACTCCGATAAGCACACCGCCTGAAGTCCACACATCCGTCATAAGGTGATGAGCGTTCGCCTTGAGGGTGATCGAGTGATGGCGTTTGCCTGCCTTCAGCAGGATAAGCGCAACGAAAAAGTTGACAAGAGATGCCGCGACCGAAATGATCATTCCCAATCCGATCTGCTCAATGGGCCTTGGCGAGATAAACCTCGGCACAGCTGCTACAGCGATGCTTACAGCCGCTATAAGGATAAGCGTGCCTTCAACCCCGCTCGAAAAATATTCAGCCTTGCCGTGTCCGTAGGTGTGATCTTCATCAGCAGGCCGCGCTGCTATCGTAAGCATTGATAAAGCCATGATAGCGCCGGCAAGGTTCACAAGCGACTCCATCGCATCAGAAAGCAGGCCTACCGAACCTGTCAGAAGATACGCTATGGTCTTGAGCGCCATTGTGACGAGAGCAGCAGCGATCGAGAGCCATGCAAAGCGCGTAAGAGATGAACGGTCTGTAGTTGAATTGTTTAATATCATGCTTCAGGTAAATAATTCCTCCCCCTTTTAGCAGAGGGGGAGGAGGTGGGATTTAATAGATTTAGCCGCAGCTGCTGCAGCCTGAACCTGAGCCTGAGCCGCATGATGATGCAGGGGGATTGCCGGTGAACATGAATCCCTGTTTGTCGCCGTCATCAATAAAGTCCAGCTCCATGCCCATAAGCTTTGCTGACGCGGATGGATCAACAAAGACCTTAAGCCCGCCTTTCTCTACAACTGAGTCACCGTCTTCAGGGGTTTCAACAACATCTATTCCAAAAGAAGGCCCGCAGCAGCTGCTTCCTGCCATATACAGCCTCAATCCGAAATTATCTTTTCCCTCTGCAGAAAGTATCTCTTTTGCTTTTTCAACTGCCACATCTGAAATGGTCAACATATATTTTCTCCTTAAACTGTTTTTTATGCTTCTGTATTTAAGATAAATGAATCAGCGCAATAAAATCAATTTGAGAGGAATTATTACTGCTATTGAGGCGTGAAATGAGTTAAAATAAGCCGCTATGCATATAGTCTTGATATTATCTTTCGGGGCATATCTTTTCGCGCTATTCATAAGGCCGCTTCTTTTCCTCGGGATCCTTCTTCAGTCAGGATATATATTATGGAGGGCGTCTGAGCTTGAAAGGCTTCCGCTTGTTGGCCCGCATGACACAATGGTTTTTTTAGCCGCGTCTATCGCGGCATTTGCGCTGCCTTTCTGCAGTAAGATAAAGAACAGCAGGGTGTTCCATAATCTTATCGTTGTTTCAGCGGCATTATTAACAGTTCTTGCGCTTATCTACGAGCCGCGCAACATCCCGCTTCCTCCTGTGCTTAAGACCTTCTGGTTTGAGACACACGTTGTGCTTGCCTTTATGTCTTACGCGCTTTTCGGAGTCGCGTCAGTGCTTGGTTATGTATATCTCAAAGACAATGAAGCTATGACCGAGGGCTTACAGTACAGGGCGATACTTATCGCGTATTGCCTATTTACATTGTCCATGATATTCGGCGGTATATGGGCTTATCTTGCGTGGGGGAATTACTGGCTCTGGACGCCCAAGGAACTCTGGACAAGCATTCTATGGATATTCTACAGCTTTTATCTTCACGCGCGCCTTAGGCAGTGGTGGACAGGAAGGCCTGCAGCCATCCTCGGCATAGCCGGGTTCGGAGTGGTCATGTTTACATATCTCGGGGTAAGCCTCTTAATGAAGAGCTCGCATAGTTTCTGATAATTACTCTGATGAAAAACATATATGAAATATTGCTGTCTTTAAGAACAAGCCTCTGGCTTCTCTTTCTGATCACGCTCTTTTTTATAGCAGGCGCGGTCATCATGCCCTCCTATCCTGAGTTCTCTTCAATTGACATCCCGCTCTTTAAATGGCTTGTGCAGCAGCCGTCCGGCGCAACGTGGTGGTTATGGGGAGCTGTCGGTCTGCTTGGTATACTTTCGGTAAACACGCTTTTTTGCAGCATCGAATCGATCATCAAAAAGAGAAAGGTGACCCAGTGGCTGCTTCTTATCTCGCCGCAGATAATTCATATAGGATTTATCTTTATTCTTCTTGCTCATCTTCTGGGCGCTGTCGGCAGCTATCATTATAAAGTCGCTGTTGCAGAGGGCTATCAGGTCAAAATATCAGAGGGTGAACTTCTCAGGGTAAAGAATATTGATATACAGGTTGATCCTCAGGGATATGTAAATGACTGGAGCCTTGATCTGGAGTATTTATCCGGCGGTATGGTTATTGATGAAGACCGGATAGCTCCCAATAAACCGTCACTCCATAACAGCCTGAATATTATTGCAAAAGATGTTCAGCCGTATCCAAAAGCAGCGCTTCTGCAGATAAGCAAAGACCCGGGCGCTGTATGGGCGCTTGCCGGCAGCATCCTCTTTATCACCGGCATTCTCACACTCATCGTGTTAAAAATAAGGATAGAAAAGATAACGGTTTGATATGTCAAATATGAAGACTACAGTAATCATCCCGGCGCTGAATGAGGAAGAGACTCTCCCGAAAGTCCTTGCGGACATGCCTCACGGCATAATAAACGAGGTGATAGTTGTTGATAATGGGAGCTCTGACAGGACCGCTCTCATAGCAAAAGATTGGGGCGCTACTGTGCTCTTTGAGTCAAGAAGAGGCTATGGCTATCCCTGTCTCAGGGCGATCGAATACCTGAAGACAGCCCCGCCTGATGTCGTGGTCTTTGTTGACGGAAACTACAGCGACCATCCTTCAGAGATACCAAAACTACTTAGGCCCATTGAGAAAGACGGGTATGACATGGTGCTCGGGTCAAGGGTTATGGGAGAATGTGAAAAGGGCGCGCTCCGGCCGCCTGTGCTCTTCGGCAACTGGCTTGCCACAACACTGATGAGGCTATTTTACGGTTTCAGATACACTGACCTCGGCCCGTTCAGGGCTGTAAGGTTTGATAAGCTCCTTGCCCTTGATGTCAAAGACAATCTCGGCTGGACGCTTGAGATGCAGATAAAGGCTGTGAAGAAAAGATACAAGATTCTTGAGGTTCCTGTAAGTTACCGGAAAGGCGAGGGGAAATCCAAGCTGACAGGAAATATAAAGGGAATATTCAAGGTCGGGTTCAAGATACTCTGGAATATCTTCAAATACCTTTTTACGAATTGATAGCGCACTGCTTTTGTATGAAAAAAAGACTTGAATCTTTCCTGTTTTTAATGTTTAACTTATATCAGGATGCTTTTTATCCTT
The DNA window shown above is from Thermodesulfovibrionia bacterium and carries:
- a CDS encoding glycosyltransferase family 2 protein; the encoded protein is MKTTVIIPALNEEETLPKVLADMPHGIINEVIVVDNGSSDRTALIAKDWGATVLFESRRGYGYPCLRAIEYLKTAPPDVVVFVDGNYSDHPSEIPKLLRPIEKDGYDMVLGSRVMGECEKGALRPPVLFGNWLATTLMRLFYGFRYTDLGPFRAVRFDKLLALDVKDNLGWTLEMQIKAVKKRYKILEVPVSYRKGEGKSKLTGNIKGIFKVGFKILWNIFKYLFTN
- a CDS encoding cation diffusion facilitator family transporter: MILNNSTTDRSSLTRFAWLSIAAALVTMALKTIAYLLTGSVGLLSDAMESLVNLAGAIMALSMLTIAARPADEDHTYGHGKAEYFSSGVEGTLILIAAVSIAVAAVPRFISPRPIEQIGLGMIISVAASLVNFFVALILLKAGKRHHSITLKANAHHLMTDVWTSGGVLIGVGAVAVTGWERLDPVVAIIVAGNIVWSGFRIVRESMSGLMDAALPAKEQEMVKKALEPYLHDGVEYHAIRTRQAGSRKFVSLHVLVPGLWTVERGHHLLECIEADIRSALPNVTVFTHLESLHDPASYEDMHLDRCEKSSVEDTGEKQG
- a CDS encoding PAS domain S-box protein: MLSKKVNRTGGIILVVEDDKGVNNLIVKTLQEAGHNAMGVFTGREAVTNVMTGNVSLMVLDYKLSDISGKQVIESLAKEGCAIPFIVVTGFGDERIAVEMMKLGATDYIVKNENLMEILPFRVKKALKEISHENIVNAIDSVLTKSEANLKSILTASPNGIGLLKDRKMQWVSERFIEMIGYSEDELVGSSTEMFYDRHEEYERVGSALYDDIAQKGRGEVDTRCRRKDGTYIDVNIQVAPLNPENLDMGVIFSFSDITERKRYERELFESKQDWEDVFNSVTDMITVHDIDFNIIRSNNAAKEILHLPVLQDMQAKCFQFYHGTACPPEGCPSCDCLKTGKPATFEVFEPHLNKFIEIRSMPRFDKENKLIGLIHVVRDITQRKKMEDEIHESEERYRELFENTSDIIQSVDAEGKYIFVNSAWLKTFGYTMEEVKGLSIFDMLHEDCVDHCADVFNNVMSCGQQDNIQTTFAARDGSKVELEGNARSRIVNGKPVSIQCIFRDVTERKKSEEMLQRHIKRINALHSIDIAITSSIDLRVTLDIFLEQVISQLGLDAAAVLLLDEASMTLRYFASKGFRSPALKHANVRMGESYAGRAAKERRIISIPNLKDEPSAFKTSVHFSKEEFVTYFAVPLIAKGQVKGVLEIFKRTLFNADDEWLDFFNTVATQGAIAIDDATLFEDLKRSNIDLAIAYDSTIEGWARALDLRDRETEGHSRRVTEITISMARELGVREEDIVHLKRGALLHDIGKMGIPDSILLKPGKLTDEEWKIMKNHPNLAHAMIYPINYLRPALDIPFSHHEKWDGSGYPNGLKANEIPLGARIFSLIDVWDALSSDRPYRDAWPKEKVVEYIRSQSGIYFDPAMVDVFLNLISTMPEED
- a CDS encoding iron-sulfur cluster assembly accessory protein, with the translated sequence MLTISDVAVEKAKEILSAEGKDNFGLRLYMAGSSCCGPSFGIDVVETPEDGDSVVEKGGLKVFVDPSASAKLMGMELDFIDDGDKQGFMFTGNPPASSCGSGSGSGCSSCG
- the ccsA gene encoding cytochrome c biogenesis protein CcsA — its product is MHIVLILSFGAYLFALFIRPLLFLGILLQSGYILWRASELERLPLVGPHDTMVFLAASIAAFALPFCSKIKNSRVFHNLIVVSAALLTVLALIYEPRNIPLPPVLKTFWFETHVVLAFMSYALFGVASVLGYVYLKDNEAMTEGLQYRAILIAYCLFTLSMIFGGIWAYLAWGNYWLWTPKELWTSILWIFYSFYLHARLRQWWTGRPAAILGIAGFGVVMFTYLGVSLLMKSSHSF